In the Oryza glaberrima chromosome 6, OglaRS2, whole genome shotgun sequence genome, one interval contains:
- the LOC127777996 gene encoding aquaporin NIP1-4, with amino-acid sequence MARREVDDSYTNGSVVEVVSMEEGSKMDKEDDHQNPQAPDGGDVVVCGMPMSFTFLQMLLAEFLATFFLMFAGLGAITVEEKKGAVTFPGVAVAWGAAVMAMVYAVGHVSGAHLNPAVTLGFAVAGRFPWRRAPAYALAQTAAATAASVVLRLMFGGRHAPVPATLPGGAHAQSLVIEFVITFYLMFVIMAVATDDQAVGHMAGVAVGGTIMLNVLFAGPVSGASMNPARSIGPALVGSKYTALWVYILGPFAGAATGAWAYSLIRLTGDRTD; translated from the exons ATGGCACGGCGAGAAGTCGACGACTCCTACACCAACGGTTCCGTGGTCGAGGTCGTGTCCATGGAGGAAGGCAGCAAGATGGACAAGGAGGATGACCACCAAAACCCGCAGGCgcctgacggcggcgacgtcgtggtTTGTGGCATGCCCATGTCGTTCACCTTCCTCCAGATG CTGCTCGCCGAGTTCTTGGCCACGTTCTTCCTGATGTTCGCGGGGCTGGGCGCCATCAcggtggaggagaagaagggcgCGGTGACGTTCCCGGGGGTGGCCGTGGCGTGGGGCGCGGCGGTCATGGCGATGGTGTACGCCGTCGGCCACGTCTCCGGCGCGCACCTCAACCCGGCCGTCACCCTCggcttcgccgtcgccggccgcttcCCGTGGAGGCGCGCGCCCGCGTACGCGCTGGCGCagacggccgccgccacggcggcgagcgtggTGCTGCGGCTCATGTTCGGCGGCCGGCACGCGCCCGTGCCGGCCACGCTGCCGGGCGGCGCCCACGCGCAGTCGCTCGTCATCGAGTTCGTCATCACCTTCTACCTCATGTTCGTCATCATGGCTGTTGCCACCGACGACCAAGCG GTGGGTCATATGGCTGGAGTGGCTGTGGGTGGAACCATCATGCTCAATGTGCTGTTTGCTGG GCCGGTGTCGGGGGCGTCGATGAACCCGGCGAGGAGCATTGGGCCGGCGTTGGTGGGGAGCAAGTACACGGCGCTGTGGGTGTACATCTTGGGACCGTTCGCCGGTGCGGCGACCGGAGCTTGGGCCTACAGCCTCATCCGCCTCACCGGCGACCGCACGGATTGA